The Microbacterium sp. W4I20 genome segment TGGAGCATCGGATGCCACGGCGCGCGTGAGCGCTCGCAGTTCCCACGCCTGAAGGCCGCCGGGCACACTCGCCGGGCAGCCGGGTGCGACGGAGCGATCGCAGACGTCCACGTCGATGTCGAGGTGGACGCGGGCCGCCGGTCCGGCTCCGGCGACCTCGACCGCTTCGGCGACCACGTCGTCGATGCCGCGTCGGCGCAGGTCGTCGAGGGTGATCACGCGGATGCCCCAGTCCGCTGCCCGTTGCGCATACGCGGCGGAGTTCGCGAAATCGGCGATGCCGATCTGCACGATGCGGGCCGGATCGATCCGCGAGGTGTCGAGGGGTGAGGCGGCGGGGGAGTCCTGCACGAGCCGGCGGACCGGGGTGCCGTTGGAGACCCCGTCGCGCAGGTCGAAGTGCGCGTCGAAGGTGATCAGGCCGGTCGCCTGGGCGCCCAGCGCCACCGGATAGGTGAGGGAGTTGTCGCCGCCCAGAGCGATCACGAGGTCGGCGGAGCCTGCCAGCTCGCGCACCCGTGCGATCACCTCGGCCTCGCCGGCGTCGCCGTCCGGTTCGTCGACGTCACCGGCATCCGCGATGCGCAGCGTCTCGTTCAGATCGACGATCGGCGGCCCCATCAGGGTGGTCCCGTAGCGCGGGAGGGCTTCACGGATCGCCGCGGGAGTGGCGTGCGCACCCGTCGGCGAGAGCGAGGTGCGCCACGTCGGAACGCCGAGCAGCACGGCATCGGCGGTGCCATCGAAGGGCGGCCAGCCACCGGCGCGGGGCCAGAGCGGATCGTGCGAGAGGGCCATGTCAGACTCCGGGGATCAGGGCGTGGGCGAGGGTGAAGATCGCGAGTCCGGCCAGGGCGCCCACGAACGTGCCGTTCAGGCGGATGTACTGCAGGTCCCGGCCCACCATGAGCTCGATCTTCTCGGTCGTCTCCGCCGGGTCCCAGCGTTCGACGGTGTCGGTGATGATCGACGCGATGTCGTGACGGTACCGGTCGACGAGGAACACCGCGGCGTCGGACACCCAGGTGTCGACGCGGTGCTGCAGGGCGGCATCCGTCGTCAGGCGCTCGCCGACCTCCTGCAGGGCGCGCACCGCACGCCGGCGCAGCCCGCTCTCCGGGTCGGCGAGGGCGGTGAGGAGTCCGTTCTTCGCGGTGTTCCAGGCCTCGGCCGCCAGCGCGCCGACGCGGGGGCTGTCGAAGAGCGAAGCTTTGGCGTTCTCGAGCTTGGCCCGGGTGTCGGGATCGTTCTGCAGATTGTCGGCGAGACGCGTGAGATAGCCGTCGATGGCGATGCGCGCCGGATGCCGGGGGTCGGCCTGCACGGCGTGCACGAACTTGATCGCCTCGTTGTAGACCGTGTCGTCGACGAACCGGTGGGCGAGTTTCGGCACCCACCCGGGAAGGCGACGCGACACCAGGCCGGAGAACGACTCGGCGTTCGCCTCCAGCCATCGCCCGATGTTGTCGACGGCGAGATCGACGGCGCCGTGGTGCGCCTCGGCGTCGACGATCTTCTCCAGCCACACGCCCGCCGGCGGACCCCACTCCGGTTCGACCAGGTGCTCGCGTGCGAGGTCCGAGATGAGGTCGCGCACGTCGTCGTCGCTCAGGGCATTGAGCACGGCCGTGGCGATGGTGGCGCCCTCGGCGCCCACCCGCTCCGCATGCGCCTCCTCCCGCAGCCATTCGCCGCCGCGCAGGGCGATGGCCGTGGTGGAGAGCTTCTGGCGCACGACGTCGGCCGCGAGGAAGTTGGTCTCGACGAACTCGCCCAGGGTGCGCCCGATCTCGTCCTTGCGGCTCGGGATGATGGCGGTGTGCGGGATGGGGAGCCCGAGCGGACGACGGAACAGTGCGGTGACGGCGAACCAGTCCGCGAGCGCGCCGACCATGCCGCCCTCCGCGGCGGCGCGCACGTAGGCGAGCCAGCCCATCCGCTCCTGGAACGCGAAGGCGAGGACGAACGCGACGGCCATGAACACCAGCGCACCGAGCGCCACGGCCTTCATGCGCCGGAGGGCGCGGAGTCGCTCCTGGTCGGCGGGCGAGAGCTGCGCCATCGGTGTGCGGGACATGTCGCCATCCTTCCACGCACGCGCCCCCTACAGGCACGGTGCGGAGTACCCTCGAGACGTGATCGAAGACATCAAGAAGCGCGCGCTGCACCGCACCAGCATCCTCGAGGGGCAGATGCGCGGCGTCGCGCGGATGATCGAGAGCGAGGAGTACTGCATGGACATCATCACGCAGTCCCGCGCGATCCAGCGCTCGCTGGAATCGCTGAACCGCCTGCTGCTGGAGAATCACCTGCGCACGCACGTCACGCACATGTTCGAAGAGGGCGGCGAGGAGCGCGACAGGGCCGTGGTCGAACTGCTGAAGGCATTCGACTTCGACCGCAAATAGCTCCCACGGATCAGGGGTCGTATCCCCAGCGGATCCCGAGGGCGCCCGGGCCGAAATCGCGACGCGCCTGATGGATCGAGGCTCTCGGCCGCAACGGGCGGTGGATCATCTCGGTCTGGTCGCCCGACTTCTCCAGCTCGTCGATCCATTTCGGCACCGCATCCGGATGGAACCGCGTCCAGAGGACCAGGTCGCGGATCGGTCGGAGCACGAAGGCGCCGACCTCGGACGGCGGGGCATACCCCTCGCCCGCGTTCATCGTCACGGCGATCATTGTAGTAGCTCCCAGAGTGAGGGGCTGGTCCAGCTGAAGGACGTAGGCGTAGACATGCCCGCTCTCGTGCACATGGTCGCGCACCAGTCGCGCGCCGCGGGCGGTGATCTCGGGTCGTGAGAGCTGCTTCACGGTGGAGACGAGCGTGTAGGTCACGGCGTCGACTCTCGGCGCCACGGCCTGGATCAGCATCTGGGTGTTCCGACCCCGGACGGCGCCGTCCGCGGCGACATCCGCGACGACGTGGGTCGACAGCTCACGCTTGGTCTCCATCGGAGGGGCATCGAGGATCTCCATGGACTCGGCGAGGGCCGCCAGCACCTGGCCTTCTGAGAACGGGGTCCGCGGCGGATGCAGCGACCCCAACCGCACGCGCTCGGAGATGAGCCCGGTGAGAGTACCCGGTGCGAGGTCGAGCAGCCGCTCGATCTCCTCGACGGCCGCGAGCGAGGCAGTGCCTTCGGGTGAGCGCTCCCCGGAGCGCCAGTAGCTGAGCGTCGCCATGGACACCGGGTTGGCGTGCGCGACCAGGCGTCGATGCAGCCGCGACAGAGAGAGGCCGCTCGCGGTCAGCGCGGCGGCGAAGACACGACTGAAGGAAGCCCGAGCCTCGGAGTCGTCGGCGGTCATCGCTCCTCCTGCCGGTACCCTACCGCGCGCCGGATCGTGCGTCAGCGATCGAAGCCCCAGCGGATCCCGAGGATGCCGGGGCCGAAGTCCCGCCGGGACTGATGCACGGACTCCTGCGGTCGCACCGCACGGGAGACGAGGTCTGAGGTCGCCGACACGCGTTCGATCTCGTCGATCCAGTCCGGCACGGCATCCCGGTGGAAGCGGGTCCAGACGACGAGGTCGCGGATCGGTCGCATCACGAAGACGCCGGTCTCGTCTTCCAGAGGCCGCGGGATGCGCGGCGGAGTGGCCGTCACCTCGAGCATCGTGGTGCCGCCGACCACCAGCGGGGTGTCGAGGCGCAGCACGCAGGCGTAGACGTGTCCGCTCGGGTGGAGGTGCTCGCGCAGGAGGGTGGCACCGCGGAGCGTGAACTCCGGCTGCGCGATCGTGACGTCGGCGGACATGAGCGAATAGGTGACCTCGTGCACGAACGGGGCGACGGCCTGTACGAGGATCTGCGATCGGCGGCTGCGCAGCGCCCCCGTCTCGTCGACCTCCGACACGACGTGCGCGGAGAGGTCGCGGGTGACGTCGATGGGCGGGGCGTCGAGCAGCTTCAGCGTCTCCTCCGCCGCCTCGGCGACCTGTGTCTCGGTGAAGGGGTTCTGCGCCGGGGCGAGCGGACCGAGGCGGGTGCGCGTGCAGATCAGGTTCAGCAGCGAACCCGGCTCGAGGCCCAGCAGGCGCTCGATGTCCTCCACCGCGGTCAGAGACCGCGAACCTTCGGGGTGGCGCTCGCCGGAGCGCCAGTAGCTGAGGGTCGCGACCGAGATCGGATTCGCGCGCTCGGTCAGCGTGCGGTGCAACCAGGACAGCGAGACGCCCCGCGCGGTGATGGCGCCGGAGAACGCCTCCGCGAACGCGCTTCGCGTCTCGACCCGCTTGTCAGCCATGTGCCCTCCGGCCGACACGTTATCGTCTTGAGGAGTGACATTCGGGGAGTCACCCGATATACTGCGTCGCGCTCATCGGTTCGTGATTCATCCCGACCTCGCCTGAGTGCACTCGGTCAGAGCACCGACTGCGCGCGAGTCAGCACGTCGCGCAGGATCTGCTCGATCTCACGGAACTCGGCGGGGCCGACGGTGAGCGGAGGAGCGAGCTGGATGACGGGGTCCCCGCGGTCGTCCGCCCGGCAGTACAGGCCGGCCTCGAACAGCGCGGGGGAGAAGAAGCCGCGCAGCAGTCGTTCGGACTCCGCGTCGTCGAACGTCAGCCGGGTCGCCTTGTCCTTCACGAGTTCGATGCCGAAGAAGTAGCCGTCGCCGCGCACGTCGCCGACGAGCGGCAGATCGAGCAGCTTCTCGAGCTCGGTGCGGAACACGGGCGAGTTCTCGCGCACCCGCGCGTTGAGTCCCTCCTCGTCGAAGATCGCGAGGTTCTCCAGCGCGACCGCGGCCGACACGGGATGGCCCCCGAAGGTGTAGCCGTGCGGGAAGGAGACGTCGCCGTGCGAGAACGGCTCGTAGATGCGGTCGCTGACGATCGTGGCGCCGATCGGGGAGTATCCGCTGGTCATGCCCTTCGCGCAGGTGATCATGTCGGGCACGTAGCCGAGGCCCGTGCAGGCGAAGGTGTGGCCGAGTCGTCCGAACGCGCAGATCACCTCGTCCGAGACGAGCAGCACGTCATGACGGTCGCAGATCTCGCGCACCCGGGCGAAGTAGCCGGGCGGCGGCGGGAAGCAGCCGCCGGAGTTCTGCACCGGCTCGAGGAACACCGCCGCGACCGTGTCGGCTCCCTCGAACAGGATCATCTCCTCGATGCGGTCGGCGGCCCACCGCCCGAAGGCCTCGAGGTCATCGGCGGGAGCCCCCATCTCGGCCGCTCGGTAGAAGTTGGTGTTCGGCACCCGGAACCCGCCCGGGGCGACCGGCTCGAACATCGCCTTCATGGCGGGGATGCCGGTGATCGCCAGGGCTCCGTGCGGGGTGCCGTGATAGGCGACAGCGCGCGAGATCACCTTGTGCTTGGTGGGCTTGCCCTGCAGTTTCCAGTAGTGCTTCGCGAGCTTGAGGGCCGTCTCGACGGCTTCGCCGCCGCCCGTCGAGAAGAACACCCGATTCAGATCGCCCGGCGCTTCGTCGGCCAGCCGGTCCGCGAGTTCGATCGCCGCGGGGTGCGCGTACGACC includes the following:
- a CDS encoding agmatinase family protein — protein: MALSHDPLWPRAGGWPPFDGTADAVLLGVPTWRTSLSPTGAHATPAAIREALPRYGTTLMGPPIVDLNETLRIADAGDVDEPDGDAGEAEVIARVRELAGSADLVIALGGDNSLTYPVALGAQATGLITFDAHFDLRDGVSNGTPVRRLVQDSPAASPLDTSRIDPARIVQIGIADFANSAAYAQRAADWGIRVITLDDLRRRGIDDVVAEAVEVAGAGPAARVHLDIDVDVCDRSVAPGCPASVPGGLQAWELRALTRAVASDAPIVSADLAEVDATADVADGRTVRLAALCVLELLAGLAARGVSAPRAQV
- a CDS encoding DUF445 domain-containing protein; the protein is MSRTPMAQLSPADQERLRALRRMKAVALGALVFMAVAFVLAFAFQERMGWLAYVRAAAEGGMVGALADWFAVTALFRRPLGLPIPHTAIIPSRKDEIGRTLGEFVETNFLAADVVRQKLSTTAIALRGGEWLREEAHAERVGAEGATIATAVLNALSDDDVRDLISDLAREHLVEPEWGPPAGVWLEKIVDAEAHHGAVDLAVDNIGRWLEANAESFSGLVSRRLPGWVPKLAHRFVDDTVYNEAIKFVHAVQADPRHPARIAIDGYLTRLADNLQNDPDTRAKLENAKASLFDSPRVGALAAEAWNTAKNGLLTALADPESGLRRRAVRALQEVGERLTTDAALQHRVDTWVSDAAVFLVDRYRHDIASIITDTVERWDPAETTEKIELMVGRDLQYIRLNGTFVGALAGLAIFTLAHALIPGV
- a CDS encoding metal-sensitive transcriptional regulator; this translates as MIEDIKKRALHRTSILEGQMRGVARMIESEEYCMDIITQSRAIQRSLESLNRLLLENHLRTHVTHMFEEGGEERDRAVVELLKAFDFDRK
- a CDS encoding aspartate aminotransferase family protein, producing the protein MSAARPARSEADLQSMAKDHLWMHFTRQSTMDRGGVPIIVKGDGHRIWDSTGKDYFDGLSGLFVVNAGHGRRRLAEAAAAQATELAFFPLWSYAHPAAIELADRLADEAPGDLNRVFFSTGGGEAVETALKLAKHYWKLQGKPTKHKVISRAVAYHGTPHGALAITGIPAMKAMFEPVAPGGFRVPNTNFYRAAEMGAPADDLEAFGRWAADRIEEMILFEGADTVAAVFLEPVQNSGGCFPPPPGYFARVREICDRHDVLLVSDEVICAFGRLGHTFACTGLGYVPDMITCAKGMTSGYSPIGATIVSDRIYEPFSHGDVSFPHGYTFGGHPVSAAVALENLAIFDEEGLNARVRENSPVFRTELEKLLDLPLVGDVRGDGYFFGIELVKDKATRLTFDDAESERLLRGFFSPALFEAGLYCRADDRGDPVIQLAPPLTVGPAEFREIEQILRDVLTRAQSVL